The region TATCGCGGTTAATATCATGTTTTTATTCCTATTTTAGTGTTAACAGGCCCTAGTAGGCGTTGAAAACATGCTAATTTGGGACGCGTAAGGACTGACTGCTGGGAAAGACCGACAATTTTATAATTTTACTATCCCAAGGGGCGGAGAAAACCGTCTCCTTTCCTCTCCGCCTACAAGGGCGAGGTTTATCGGGGACTTTAATGAAAAAATCAAGTATTCAGACCAATCAAGTGAAAAATTTTCTATTACAAGTTGTGCTCTGTGGTGGTGTTGCGTGTAGTACGGGAATGATTCGCCCCGCACAAGCAGGACCAGCGTCTACGCCAGATGCCGGCAGTCTTTTGGAAACCCTTCCCGCTGCGCCCATCATGGAGGAGGAGGCGGGTAAAGCAGTAATCAATGTCCCCGCCACAGTGTCTCCAACCCAGGAAACTGCGTCTGCGGATGCCAAGGGTCCAGTGATTACCGCACGACGCTTCATTGTGAATGGTGCAACCGTTTTCTCCGCCGATCTGCTCGCAAGCCTGCTTGATGACTTACTCGACAAACCCCTACCGTTGTCAACCATCCTAGAAGGCGCTGAACGTATTACCAAGTATTATCACAATGCCGGTTACTTTGTGGCGCGTGCTTTTTTACCTCCACAAAGTGGACTTCGGGGCGAGTTTCGTATTGATGTAGTCGAAGGCCGGATTGGCGAGGTCAAGCTCTCAGAAATAGCGAATGATCCTGGTGGACGGGTCGGGGTACACCTGGCTGCTACTTTGGAAGCACAGGGAGTCACTAAGGACCAATTGCTTGAGCGCAACCGCCTCGAACGCGGACTTTTGCTGCTCGGTGACATTGTTGGCAGCGAGGTCCAGGTCGGCTTGCGTCCTGGAGCCTCGGTGGGTGCCAGTGACCTCGATCTGGAAACTGAAGGAAAAAATCGCATCAGCGGCAATGTTAGCCTGGACAATTATGGTACGCGCCACACCGGCATTTGGCGCTTGAATGCCGGAGCGAATCTGGCCCACCCGTTATTGGCCGGCGATGTGCTCGGATTGCGCGGAGTGGTAAGCCAAGGAATGAAATATTTGCTTGCTTCCTATCAATTTCCTTTGGGTCATGATGGCCTCAAGCTCGGGCTTAACGCCGGATCGCTAAATTACACCTTGTGCTGTGGTGCGCCCACAGACAGCTCGGGTGAGGCCCAAACATTCACCGCTACTGCCAGTTATCCTCTTATCCTGACGCAGGCGCGCGCCTTGCACCTGGAGGGCAGTCTCGAACGCAAGGCACTCAAAGATGAAATAAAAGGGGCAAATATCGATGACAAGCGCATTAATTCCTTGAGCCTTGGAGTGAGCGGTCGTCAGACAGCGGAAAATCTATTACAACGGGGGCAGGTTGCGTTCACGCGTGGTAAGGTCGATCTCTCAGGTAACGCTGAGTCGCTGGCCCAAGATCGTAACAACGCACGAACAAACGGAAGTTACGACAAATTCAAGCTCAACTACTCGGCACGTTTTCAGGCCACGACCCGCCATGTGCTTGAGCTACGCATCAACGGCCAATACGCCCCAAACAATCTTGATTCATCCGAAAAGTTGTCATTGGGCGGGATTGACGGGATACGCGCCTATCCGACCAGTGAAGGCTCGGGCGACACTGGAATCATCGGGCGTCTAGAGTGGGCGATGCCCATCCAGCAGGAGACTTTGCCGGGCCAACTGGGGGTGAATGCTTTCCTGGATGGAGGATACATTCGCCTGGATGCCAAACCCTGGCCGGGAGGATTGGCAGGCCGCAATCAGTACGGATTGAGTGGAATCGGTATTGGTGGTTCCTGGGCGGGGCCAAAAGGTATGACGCTGGGTACCGCACTGGCAACTCCGCTGGGAAATAATCCCGGACGGATAAATGGCAAGGATTCCGATGACAAGAATGACAAGGCGCGTTTCTGGTTGATGTTCAATCTTCCTCTTTAACTTGGTTGAATCAAAAAATCCAAGCGCGAGATTTAATTATGAAAAAAATACTAAATTCATTTGCTAAACAGGCAATGGTGGCGGCGACAAGCGTGGCGATAACGGCGGGCGCGGGATTAACCGGTGCCGAACCTTCACCCCATCAATTACCTACCGGCGGTCAGGTGGTCGCGGGGCACGCAGCTATTAATCAAACGGGTATGGTCTTGAATGTCACCCAAGGCTCACCGACCGCAGTCATCAACTGGAACAGCTTCAATATTGGCAACGCGGCGCAGGTTAATTTTCAACAACCAGGCGCAAATGCCACAGCGCTTAATCGGGTTATTTCCAATAATCCTTCACAAATTTTTGGTGGCCTGAGCGCCAATGGTCGTATATTTCTAATTAATCCCCATGGTGTTCTTTTTGGACCGAATTCTCACGTAAACGTGGGTGGTATCGTTGCATCCACGCTTAATATCAGCGACCAAGATTTTCTCAATGGATTTTATTCTTTTAGCGGCGGCAATCAAGGCGGAGAAATTACCAATCAGGGAACATTGACCGCTCAGATGCAAGGATATGTTGGATTGGTTTCGCCCCTGATTACTAATAATGGAAACATCACCGCGCCATTGGGTACTGCGTTATTGGCAGCAGGCGACAAGGTATTGTTGCGTTTTGCCAATGACCGTTTATTATCTTATGAAGTATCTGCGGCGAGTGTCGATACCGCAATTAAAAATACGGGCGGAATTTACGTAGGCGGCGGGCGAGCGTTACTGACAGCAAAATCAGCAAATCAAGTAGCAACGGGAGTGGTAAATCATGGCGGTTTAGTGAACGCCACGGGCGTAATTAGCACCCAAACGGTTGATGGTCAGCCGGGTGAAGTTCGATTGGTAGCGAACACGGTGGAAATCAACGGCACTTTGGATGCCTCGGCCCCGAACAGCGGCGATGGTGGTTTAATTGAGACTTC is a window of Gammaproteobacteria bacterium DNA encoding:
- a CDS encoding putative ShlB/FhaC/HecB family hemolysin secretion/activation protein (Evidence 3 : Putative function from multiple computational evidences) produces the protein MKKSSIQTNQVKNFLLQVVLCGGVACSTGMIRPAQAGPASTPDAGSLLETLPAAPIMEEEAGKAVINVPATVSPTQETASADAKGPVITARRFIVNGATVFSADLLASLLDDLLDKPLPLSTILEGAERITKYYHNAGYFVARAFLPPQSGLRGEFRIDVVEGRIGEVKLSEIANDPGGRVGVHLAATLEAQGVTKDQLLERNRLERGLLLLGDIVGSEVQVGLRPGASVGASDLDLETEGKNRISGNVSLDNYGTRHTGIWRLNAGANLAHPLLAGDVLGLRGVVSQGMKYLLASYQFPLGHDGLKLGLNAGSLNYTLCCGAPTDSSGEAQTFTATASYPLILTQARALHLEGSLERKALKDEIKGANIDDKRINSLSLGVSGRQTAENLLQRGQVAFTRGKVDLSGNAESLAQDRNNARTNGSYDKFKLNYSARFQATTRHVLELRINGQYAPNNLDSSEKLSLGGIDGIRAYPTSEGSGDTGIIGRLEWAMPIQQETLPGQLGVNAFLDGGYIRLDAKPWPGGLAGRNQYGLSGIGIGGSWAGPKGMTLGTALATPLGNNPGRINGKDSDDKNDKARFWLMFNLPL